In Polaribacter sp. Hel_I_88, the following proteins share a genomic window:
- a CDS encoding vitamin B12 dependent-methionine synthase activation domain-containing protein has product MKVKQTKYMRLSGLEPLILNENSNFINVGERTNVAGSRKFLRLIKNEQFDEALDIARHQVDGGAQIIDINFDDGLIDGKEAMVRFLNLIAAEPDICRVPIMIDSSKWEIIEAGLQVVQGKCVVNSISLKEGEEKFIWEATQIKRYGAAVIVMAFDEVGQADNYERRIEIAKRSYKILVDIVHFPSEDIIFDLNIFPVATGMDEHKRNAIDFIEATKWVRENLENVSVSGGVSNVSFSFRGNDGVREAMHSVFLYHAIQNGMNMGIVNPALLEVYDDIPKDLLERVEDVILDRRDDATERLLDFAETVKGSKTEKGVDLSWREKPLQDRITHALVKGIDAFIIEDVETARQQAAKPIEVIEGNLMIGMNVVGDLFGAGKMFLPQVVKSARVMKKAVGYLNPFIEAEKNKAPKSPKGTLYWKTADPLNYSLLLAHSKKMRNQPTEAESLLWDVLSNKKLDGYKFRRQHIIGNYIADFICLKTNLIVEVDGSIHQLPENKVSDKERTDWLENEGFRVVRFTNNEVLSNLDKVLKEIKQELEIPPLGARGPVGKILMATVKGDVHDIGKNIVSVVLACNNYEIVDLGVMVAPEKIIQTAIDERVDAIGLSGLITPSLDEMVYLAKEMERQNFTVPLLIGGATTSKAHTAVKIDTQYKNAVVHVNDASRAVTVVGDLLNKKTNNEYVAKLKKDYDEFRTKFLKRGKEKSYISIDEARKRKYKIDWETSEIVKPKSLGIQTLEQLSLKELVPFIDWSPFFRSWDLHGKFPAILTDKVVGEQATIMYEEAQAMIKEIIANQSLKPKAIFGLFEANTINDDDISVQKKGKEVAIFRTLRQQLKKREGIPNIALADFIAPAATEKTDYMGAFCVAIFGAQELADSYRNKEDDYNGIMAQAIADRFAEAFAEYLHKQIRTKHWGYDVDETLTNDDLIKESYKGIRPAPGYPACPDHLEKDTIWDLLDVENEIGVKLTESKAMWPAAAVSGYYFANKEAKYFGLGKITDDQLNDYSERKGISKEVAEKWLHPNLAESSS; this is encoded by the coding sequence ATGAAAGTGAAACAAACAAAATATATGCGTTTATCAGGTTTAGAACCATTAATTCTAAACGAAAACAGCAATTTTATAAATGTTGGCGAACGTACAAATGTGGCAGGTTCTCGTAAGTTTTTACGTTTGATAAAAAACGAACAATTTGATGAAGCATTAGATATTGCAAGACATCAAGTTGATGGTGGAGCACAAATTATTGACATTAATTTTGACGATGGTTTAATCGATGGTAAAGAAGCCATGGTTCGTTTTTTAAATTTAATTGCAGCTGAACCCGATATTTGTAGAGTGCCTATTATGATAGATTCTTCAAAATGGGAAATCATCGAAGCTGGTTTACAGGTAGTTCAAGGAAAGTGTGTTGTAAATTCAATCTCTTTAAAAGAAGGAGAAGAAAAATTTATTTGGGAAGCCACTCAAATAAAACGTTATGGAGCAGCAGTAATTGTAATGGCTTTTGATGAAGTTGGGCAAGCAGATAACTACGAAAGACGAATAGAAATTGCAAAACGTTCTTATAAAATATTGGTGGACATTGTCCACTTTCCATCAGAAGATATCATTTTCGATTTAAATATATTTCCTGTAGCAACAGGAATGGATGAACACAAAAGAAATGCCATCGATTTTATTGAAGCAACCAAATGGGTTCGTGAAAATTTAGAAAATGTTTCTGTAAGTGGAGGTGTCAGTAATGTGTCGTTTTCTTTTCGAGGAAATGATGGCGTTCGTGAAGCCATGCACTCTGTTTTTTTATATCATGCTATTCAAAATGGTATGAATATGGGTATTGTAAATCCTGCTTTGTTAGAGGTTTATGATGATATTCCAAAAGATTTATTAGAACGTGTAGAAGATGTAATTCTGGATAGAAGAGATGATGCCACAGAACGTTTGTTAGATTTTGCAGAAACTGTAAAAGGCTCTAAAACCGAAAAAGGAGTAGATTTATCTTGGAGAGAAAAACCATTACAAGATAGAATTACACATGCTTTGGTAAAAGGAATTGATGCTTTTATTATTGAAGATGTAGAAACTGCAAGACAACAGGCAGCAAAACCAATTGAAGTTATTGAAGGTAATTTAATGATTGGTATGAATGTGGTTGGCGATTTATTTGGCGCAGGAAAAATGTTTTTACCTCAAGTAGTAAAATCTGCTAGGGTGATGAAAAAAGCGGTTGGCTATTTAAATCCTTTTATAGAAGCTGAGAAAAACAAGGCCCCTAAATCCCCAAAGGGGACCTTGTATTGGAAAACCGCAGATCCTTTGAATTACAGCTTACTTTTAGCACACTCAAAAAAAATGAGGAATCAACCAACTGAAGCAGAGAGTTTGTTGTGGGATGTTTTGAGTAATAAAAAATTAGATGGATATAAGTTTAGAAGGCAACATATTATTGGTAATTATATTGCTGATTTTATTTGTCTAAAAACAAACTTAATTGTTGAAGTTGATGGTTCAATTCATCAATTACCAGAAAATAAAGTTTCAGATAAAGAAAGAACTGATTGGTTAGAAAATGAAGGTTTTAGGGTTGTTAGATTTACAAATAATGAAGTATTATCTAACCTTGATAAAGTTCTAAAAGAAATTAAGCAAGAGTTAGAAATTCCCCCTTTGGGGGCTAGGGGGCCTGTTGGTAAAATTTTAATGGCTACTGTAAAAGGCGATGTTCATGATATTGGTAAAAATATTGTAAGTGTTGTGTTGGCTTGTAATAATTATGAAATTGTAGATTTAGGAGTTATGGTTGCTCCAGAAAAAATAATTCAAACAGCTATTGATGAACGAGTAGATGCCATAGGTTTAAGCGGATTAATTACACCTTCTTTAGATGAAATGGTGTATTTAGCTAAAGAAATGGAACGTCAAAACTTTACAGTTCCTTTGCTAATTGGGGGTGCAACAACATCAAAAGCACACACAGCTGTAAAGATAGATACACAATACAAAAATGCAGTGGTTCACGTAAATGATGCATCTAGAGCAGTAACTGTAGTTGGTGATTTGCTGAATAAGAAAACAAATAATGAATACGTTGCAAAACTAAAGAAAGATTATGACGAATTTAGAACCAAGTTTTTAAAACGAGGTAAGGAAAAGTCTTACATTTCTATTGATGAAGCTCGCAAACGTAAATATAAAATCGATTGGGAAACATCAGAAATTGTAAAACCAAAATCTTTAGGAATACAGACTTTAGAGCAATTGAGTTTAAAAGAATTGGTTCCTTTTATAGATTGGAGTCCGTTTTTTAGAAGTTGGGATTTGCATGGAAAATTCCCAGCTATTTTAACAGATAAAGTTGTTGGTGAGCAAGCAACAATCATGTATGAAGAAGCACAAGCAATGATTAAAGAAATTATTGCAAATCAATCTTTAAAACCAAAGGCAATTTTTGGATTGTTTGAGGCAAATACTATCAATGACGATGATATTTCTGTTCAAAAGAAAGGAAAAGAAGTTGCCATTTTTAGAACTTTACGTCAACAATTAAAGAAAAGAGAAGGAATTCCGAACATAGCTTTAGCCGATTTTATTGCGCCAGCAGCAACTGAAAAAACAGATTACATGGGTGCTTTTTGTGTGGCAATTTTTGGAGCACAAGAACTAGCAGACAGTTACAGAAATAAAGAAGACGATTATAATGGAATTATGGCACAAGCAATTGCAGATAGGTTTGCAGAAGCTTTTGCAGAATATTTACATAAACAGATTAGAACAAAGCATTGGGGTTATGATGTTGATGAAACTTTAACAAATGATGATTTAATCAAAGAAAGTTATAAAGGAATTAGACCAGCACCTGGGTATCCTGCATGTCCAGATCATTTAGAAAAAGACACGATTTGGGATTTGTTAGATGTGGAAAATGAAATAGGAGTGAAGTTAACAGAAAGTAAGGCCATGTGGCCAGCAGCAGCAGTTTCTGGATATTATTTTGCAAATAAAGAAGCTAAATATTTTGGTTTAGGTAAAATTACAGATGATCAATTGAATGATTATTCAGAGAGAAAAGGAATATCAAAAGAGGTGGCTGAAAAATGGTTGCATCCAAATTTAGCTGAAAGCTCATCTTAA
- a CDS encoding homocysteine S-methyltransferase family protein: MSNIYKALQERILVLDGAMGTMLQAYKFTEEDFRGERFKDYPTPLQGNNDLLSITQPEAIKTIHGKYFEAGADIIETNTFSGTTIAMADYQMEDLVYQLNYQSAKIAKEVADEFTAKEPHKPRFVAGSIGPTNRTASMSPDVNDPGFRAVTFNDLRIAYKQQVEALLDGGVDLLLVETVFDTLNAKAALFAIEQVKEERSIEIPTMLSGTITDASGRTLSGQTAEAFLISVSHIPLLSVGFNCALGANLLQPHLEAIANKTDFAISAHPNAGLPNAFGEYDETPEEMGEQIEEYLKKNLINIIGGCCGTSPEHIKVIANIAKKYKPRAHPSIPSPREGKLV, encoded by the coding sequence ATGTCAAACATATATAAAGCTTTACAAGAAAGAATTTTGGTTTTAGATGGTGCTATGGGTACTATGTTGCAAGCCTATAAATTTACAGAAGAGGATTTTAGGGGAGAACGCTTTAAGGACTATCCAACTCCACTTCAAGGGAATAACGATTTATTGTCAATTACCCAACCAGAAGCAATTAAAACCATCCATGGAAAATATTTTGAAGCTGGAGCAGATATCATAGAAACTAACACCTTTTCCGGAACTACAATTGCAATGGCAGATTATCAAATGGAAGATTTAGTGTACCAACTAAATTATCAATCTGCAAAAATAGCCAAAGAAGTTGCAGATGAATTCACTGCAAAAGAACCTCACAAACCACGTTTTGTAGCAGGTTCCATTGGCCCAACAAACAGAACAGCAAGCATGTCTCCAGATGTAAATGACCCTGGGTTTAGAGCTGTAACTTTTAACGATTTAAGAATTGCCTACAAACAACAAGTAGAAGCTTTGTTAGATGGTGGAGTAGATCTTTTATTAGTAGAAACTGTTTTTGATACTTTAAACGCAAAAGCAGCATTATTTGCAATTGAGCAAGTAAAAGAAGAAAGAAGTATCGAAATTCCAACTATGTTGAGTGGTACAATTACAGATGCTTCAGGTAGAACTTTATCTGGGCAGACTGCAGAGGCTTTTTTAATTTCTGTTTCTCATATTCCATTATTATCTGTAGGATTCAATTGTGCTTTAGGAGCCAATTTATTGCAACCACATCTAGAAGCAATTGCTAATAAAACTGATTTTGCAATTTCAGCACATCCAAATGCAGGATTGCCAAACGCTTTTGGAGAATATGATGAAACTCCAGAAGAAATGGGCGAACAAATTGAGGAATATTTAAAGAAAAATTTAATCAATATTATTGGAGGTTGCTGTGGCACAAGTCCAGAGCATATAAAAGTAATTGCAAATATTGCTAAGAAATATAAACCTAGAGCCCATCCCTCAATCCCTTCCCCAAGGGAAGGGAAGTTAGTTTAG
- the cysM gene encoding cysteine synthase CysM has protein sequence MKTKSIIDFVGNTPLVEAQNIFKKEGVTLLLKLEGNNPGGSVKDRAAYNMISEALKRKNIKKGDTLVEATSGNTGIALALMAKVLGVNMVLVMPENSTIERVKTMRAYGAKVILTSQELGMEGSRDHALKLKYKKGYYRLNQFDNTDNSKAHYKGTGPEIWRDTEGEVTHFVCTMGTTGTIMGVSDYLKEQNKNIIITGVQPKEGAKIPGIRNWPEEYLPAIFNRKKVDEVIEVDEAEAKAMTQRLAEEEGIFAGMSSGGSVASAIKVAEKLDKGVVVAIICDRGDRYLSSTLFEKE, from the coding sequence ATGAAAACAAAAAGTATCATAGATTTTGTAGGAAATACACCTTTGGTAGAAGCTCAAAATATCTTTAAAAAAGAAGGCGTTACTTTATTACTAAAATTAGAAGGAAATAATCCTGGAGGAAGTGTGAAAGACAGAGCTGCTTATAATATGATTTCTGAAGCTTTAAAGAGAAAGAATATTAAAAAAGGTGATACTTTAGTAGAAGCTACTAGTGGAAATACAGGAATTGCTTTGGCACTAATGGCAAAAGTTTTAGGTGTAAATATGGTGTTAGTAATGCCAGAAAATTCCACCATAGAAAGGGTTAAAACCATGCGTGCTTATGGTGCAAAAGTAATTCTTACCTCTCAAGAATTAGGGATGGAAGGTTCTAGAGATCACGCTTTAAAATTAAAATATAAAAAAGGCTATTACAGATTAAATCAATTTGATAATACAGACAATTCTAAAGCACATTATAAAGGAACTGGACCAGAAATTTGGAGAGATACAGAAGGTGAAGTTACACATTTTGTTTGTACAATGGGTACAACAGGAACAATCATGGGGGTTTCAGATTACTTAAAAGAACAGAATAAAAATATTATTATTACAGGAGTTCAGCCAAAAGAAGGTGCAAAAATACCAGGAATAAGAAACTGGCCAGAAGAATATTTACCAGCGATATTCAACAGAAAAAAAGTAGATGAAGTTATAGAAGTAGATGAAGCAGAAGCAAAAGCAATGACACAAAGATTGGCTGAAGAAGAAGGCATTTTTGCAGGAATGAGTAGTGGAGGTTCTGTGGCAAGTGCTATAAAAGTTGCGGAAAAATTAGACAAAGGTGTTGTAGTTGCGATTATTTGTGATAGAGGAGATCGTTATTTATCATCAACATTATTTGAAAAAGAATAA
- the epsC gene encoding serine O-acetyltransferase EpsC — MKTVTRLDISPKSYSMCLRNAVEVFTRELINCLFDANYSKENLPKSQEKFYIILDRLRVENKDFYWLDFKNSFKEIRSKLDLDALAALNSDPAAKSLEEIYLAYPGFYAIIVYRLSHQLLQQEIPVLPRMMSEFAHSITGTDIHPGAKIGESFFIDHATGIVIGETTIIKNNVTIFQGVTLGGIQVKKSLASTKRHPTIESGVIIYANATILGGDVIIGENSVIGANVCVTESISENSVVTVESENNIFQKKIKR; from the coding sequence ATGAAAACAGTAACAAGGTTAGATATTTCTCCAAAATCTTACAGTATGTGTCTTAGAAATGCTGTAGAAGTTTTTACTAGAGAGTTAATAAATTGTTTGTTTGATGCCAATTACAGCAAAGAAAACTTACCTAAATCTCAAGAAAAATTTTACATAATTTTAGACAGGTTAAGAGTAGAAAATAAAGATTTTTATTGGTTAGATTTTAAAAACTCGTTTAAAGAAATTAGATCAAAATTAGATTTAGATGCACTTGCAGCGTTAAATAGCGACCCTGCAGCAAAAAGTTTAGAAGAGATTTATTTGGCTTATCCTGGGTTTTATGCAATTATTGTTTATAGATTAAGTCATCAATTATTACAACAAGAAATACCTGTGTTGCCAAGAATGATGAGTGAATTTGCACACAGTATAACAGGAACAGATATTCATCCAGGAGCAAAAATTGGGGAATCTTTTTTCATAGATCATGCAACAGGAATTGTAATTGGCGAAACCACAATTATAAAAAATAATGTAACTATTTTTCAAGGCGTTACTTTAGGAGGAATTCAAGTAAAGAAAAGTTTGGCATCAACAAAAAGGCATCCAACTATAGAAAGTGGTGTTATTATTTATGCAAACGCAACTATTTTAGGAGGTGATGTAATTATTGGCGAAAATTCGGTAATTGGTGCCAATGTTTGTGTAACAGAATCAATCTCAGAAAATTCGGTAGTTACTGTAGAATCAGAAAATAATATTTTTCAAAAAAAAATTAAAAGATGA
- a CDS encoding 2Fe-2S iron-sulfur cluster-binding protein yields MSLDINIKITDRNGVTHEVVAPTDMAMNLMEVVRSYELAEEGTIGICGGMAMCASCQCYVKSEHNLPEMSDDEDAMLAEAFNVEDNSRLGCQIQMTPEMEGLEVELAPES; encoded by the coding sequence ATGAGTTTAGATATAAATATTAAGATTACAGATAGAAATGGAGTAACTCACGAAGTTGTTGCACCCACAGATATGGCTATGAATTTGATGGAAGTTGTACGTTCTTACGAACTTGCAGAAGAAGGAACCATAGGGATTTGCGGAGGAATGGCTATGTGTGCATCTTGTCAATGTTATGTAAAATCAGAGCATAATTTACCAGAAATGTCAGATGATGAAGACGCCATGTTAGCAGAAGCATTTAATGTGGAAGACAATAGTAGATTAGGCTGTCAAATTCAAATGACACCAGAAATGGAGGGTTTAGAAGTAGAATTAGCGCCAGAATCATAA
- a CDS encoding NAD(P)/FAD-dependent oxidoreductase — translation MITTDILIIGAGPTGLFTIFEAGLLKLKCHLIDALPQPGGQCSEIYPKKPIYDIPAYPEILAGDLTTKLLEQTKQFEPGFTLGERAETIDKLEDGTFIVTTNKGTKHHAKIVAIAGGLGSFEPRKPIIEHLAKFEDKGVEYIIKEPELYRNKKVVISGGGDSALDWAIFLSDVASEVTLIHRRNEFRGALDSVEKAQELKNLGKINIITPAEVKGILGTDKVTGVAVEQKGKDAFIIDADHFIPLFGLSPKLGPIANWGLEIEKNAIKVNNALDYQTNIPGIYAIGDVNTYPGKLKLILCGFHEATLMCQSAYQRIFPDKKYVMKYTTVGGVDGFDGTRKEAPKAVVKAIQ, via the coding sequence ATGATTACAACAGATATTTTAATTATTGGTGCAGGACCAACAGGATTATTTACAATTTTTGAAGCAGGTTTATTAAAATTAAAATGTCATTTAATTGATGCTTTACCACAACCTGGAGGTCAATGTTCAGAGATTTATCCAAAGAAACCAATTTATGATATTCCTGCCTATCCAGAAATTTTAGCAGGTGATTTAACAACGAAACTTTTAGAACAAACTAAGCAGTTTGAACCAGGTTTCACGTTAGGTGAAAGAGCAGAAACAATCGATAAATTAGAAGATGGAACTTTTATTGTAACTACAAATAAAGGTACAAAGCATCATGCTAAAATTGTTGCAATTGCTGGTGGTTTAGGTTCTTTTGAGCCAAGAAAGCCAATTATCGAACATTTGGCAAAATTTGAAGATAAAGGAGTTGAATACATTATCAAAGAGCCAGAGTTGTATCGAAATAAAAAAGTGGTGATTTCTGGAGGTGGAGATTCAGCCTTAGATTGGGCAATTTTCTTGTCTGATGTTGCATCAGAAGTAACTTTAATTCATAGAAGAAATGAGTTTAGAGGTGCTTTAGATTCTGTTGAAAAAGCACAAGAACTAAAGAATTTAGGGAAGATAAACATTATAACTCCAGCTGAGGTTAAAGGAATTTTAGGAACTGATAAAGTAACAGGAGTTGCTGTGGAGCAAAAAGGTAAAGACGCATTTATTATTGATGCAGATCATTTTATTCCGCTTTTTGGTTTGTCGCCAAAACTAGGGCCAATTGCAAATTGGGGATTAGAAATCGAGAAAAATGCCATCAAAGTAAACAACGCTTTAGATTACCAAACCAACATTCCAGGAATTTACGCAATTGGCGATGTCAATACATATCCAGGAAAATTAAAACTGATTCTTTGTGGTTTTCACGAAGCCACTTTAATGTGTCAAAGTGCCTATCAAAGAATTTTTCCAGATAAAAAATACGTGATGAAATATACAACAGTTGGTGGTGTAGATGGTTTTGATGGTACAAGAAAGGAAGCACCAAAAGCAGTTGTAAAGGCTATTCAGTAA
- a CDS encoding bifunctional precorrin-2 dehydrogenase/sirohydrochlorin ferrochelatase — protein MIPEEKNIEHKRDKIPPLGVRGLRNNLYPIFLKSKNLNFLIVGGGFVAEEKLTFLLKSSPDAKVTMVSPMFREATLELSKKGCVTLIKDVYQKKYLEGRHIVVATTDIPAINIQVWKDCRAEAKLVNVADNPPYCDFYMGGIVTKGNVKVAISTNGKSPTTAKRLRQFFEDVIPENVDDLVKNLNEYRKTIKGNFEEKVEKLNEFTKSLVEK, from the coding sequence ATGATTCCAGAGGAAAAAAACATAGAACACAAGCGTGATAAAATTCCCCCTTTGGGGGTTAGGGGGTTACGTAATAATTTATATCCTATTTTTTTAAAGTCTAAAAACCTAAATTTTTTAATAGTTGGTGGAGGTTTTGTTGCCGAAGAAAAATTGACTTTTCTGTTAAAATCAAGTCCAGATGCAAAAGTAACAATGGTTTCGCCAATGTTTAGAGAAGCAACTCTTGAGTTATCAAAAAAAGGCTGTGTTACGTTAATTAAAGATGTTTATCAAAAAAAATATTTAGAAGGCAGGCATATTGTAGTGGCAACAACAGATATTCCTGCAATAAATATACAAGTTTGGAAAGATTGTAGAGCAGAAGCAAAGTTGGTAAATGTTGCTGATAATCCTCCTTATTGCGATTTTTATATGGGAGGCATTGTAACCAAAGGAAATGTAAAAGTGGCAATTTCTACAAACGGAAAATCGCCAACCACAGCCAAAAGATTACGTCAGTTTTTTGAAGATGTAATTCCAGAAAATGTAGATGATTTAGTGAAAAATTTAAACGAATATAGAAAAACCATCAAAGGAAACTTTGAAGAAAAAGTAGAAAAGCTAAACGAATTCACAAAGAGTTTGGTTGAAAAATAA
- the cobA gene encoding uroporphyrinogen-III C-methyltransferase yields the protein MKNFQIDKESAFPPLGDKRGLLTIVGAGPGDVDLITLKAIKVLKKADVVLYDALVNEELLDFINPNAELIFVGKRRGCYRYQQEQINELIVERAKTHGHVVRLKGGDPLIFGRGAEEMEFAANFGIETAMVPGISSSLAVPAYQNIPLTKRGSAESFWVITGTTKSHKLSNDVALAAKSNATIVILMGMGKLAEIIQLFQQEHKNNLPVAIIQNGTRTNEKVGIGTVDTILDIVKNQELSNPAIIVLGEVVNHRAILANVQQEYSKNIYLKELVS from the coding sequence ATGAAAAATTTTCAAATAGATAAAGAGTCCGCATTTCCCCCTTTGGGGGATAAAAGGGGGCTTTTAACGATTGTTGGTGCTGGTCCAGGAGATGTGGATTTAATCACCTTAAAAGCCATTAAAGTTCTAAAAAAGGCAGATGTTGTTTTGTATGATGCTTTGGTAAATGAGGAATTATTAGATTTTATCAATCCAAATGCAGAACTTATTTTCGTTGGGAAAAGAAGAGGTTGCTACAGATATCAACAAGAACAAATTAACGAATTAATTGTTGAGAGAGCAAAAACTCATGGACATGTAGTTCGTTTAAAAGGAGGTGATCCTCTTATTTTTGGAAGAGGTGCAGAAGAAATGGAATTTGCTGCTAATTTTGGAATAGAAACAGCCATGGTTCCTGGAATTTCATCGTCTTTGGCAGTTCCTGCATATCAAAATATACCTTTAACAAAAAGAGGAAGTGCAGAAAGTTTTTGGGTAATTACAGGAACTACAAAATCGCATAAATTATCGAATGATGTTGCTTTGGCAGCAAAATCTAACGCAACAATTGTTATATTAATGGGGATGGGAAAATTGGCGGAAATTATACAATTATTTCAACAAGAACATAAAAACAATTTACCAGTTGCTATTATTCAAAATGGAACAAGAACCAATGAAAAAGTAGGTATTGGAACTGTAGATACTATTTTAGACATCGTAAAAAACCAAGAATTAAGTAACCCTGCAATTATTGTTTTGGGCGAAGTTGTAAATCACAGAGCAATTTTAGCCAATGTGCAACAAGAATATTCAAAAAATATTTACTTAAAAGAACTTGTTTCATAA
- a CDS encoding HEPN domain-containing protein produces the protein MQSFRTEIENPVVEKDILELERKIQLFKEGKIDEERFRSLRLARGVYGQRQFGVQMIRIKLPFGKVTSEQLHRIANVSDEYSRGRLHITTRQDIQIHHVSLDRTPELWAQLEKDDITLREACGNAVRNITASETAGIDVNEPFDVSPYADATFKFFLRNPICQEMGRKFKMSFSGTDDDTAISFIHDLGFIAKVKTENGITKKGFKVLLGGGLGSQPRHADVIYDFLEEDVLIPTIEGVLRIFDRFGERAKRAKARLKFLVKDLGVDAFLQLVADEVDALENKTFKVDTTAFEQPIAFQEVEIPSVKIEDEKAFNKWKETNVIKQKQKGLFAIGLKIHLGDFYTPKARLLANLVKKYAANEIRLTLRQNILIRHIREELLPFFYVELQKLGFANAGYNSTADITACPGTDTCNLGISSSTGIAVVLEKVLEEEYPQYVNNKEIAIKISGCMNACGQHNMAHIGFQGMSIKVGNLQAPALQVLIGGGILGDGKGRFSDKLVKIPSKRGPEALRFLLNDIQENQQEKETFLEYYDRQGKTYFYDLLKELSDTSDLKPSDFVDWGHNENYVKAIGVGECAGVVIDLIATLLFESEEKISNAENALKENQYSDSIYYAYTSLVNTAKALLIAENIKTNTQAVIISDFQKHFIETNKIELNGSFEDLVYQIKKEAPTKAFAESYLNDAKSFYKKVDTYRLAETSAKTI, from the coding sequence ATGCAAAGTTTTAGAACAGAAATAGAAAATCCAGTCGTAGAAAAAGACATTCTAGAATTAGAAAGAAAAATTCAGCTTTTTAAGGAAGGTAAAATAGACGAAGAACGTTTTAGAAGTCTTCGTTTGGCAAGAGGTGTATATGGTCAACGTCAATTTGGTGTACAAATGATTCGTATAAAATTACCTTTTGGTAAAGTTACTAGCGAGCAATTGCATAGAATTGCCAATGTTTCAGATGAATATTCTCGAGGAAGATTGCATATTACAACAAGACAAGATATTCAAATTCATCATGTTAGTTTAGACAGAACTCCAGAATTATGGGCGCAATTAGAAAAAGATGATATTACTTTACGTGAAGCCTGTGGAAATGCAGTAAGAAATATCACAGCATCAGAAACTGCAGGAATTGATGTCAATGAGCCTTTTGATGTTTCACCTTATGCAGATGCTACGTTTAAATTCTTTTTAAGAAACCCAATTTGTCAGGAAATGGGTCGTAAATTTAAAATGTCTTTTTCAGGTACAGATGATGATACAGCAATCAGTTTTATTCACGATTTAGGTTTTATTGCAAAAGTTAAAACGGAAAACGGAATTACTAAAAAAGGTTTTAAAGTATTGTTAGGTGGTGGTTTAGGATCACAACCAAGACATGCAGATGTTATTTACGATTTTTTAGAAGAAGATGTTTTAATACCAACTATTGAAGGTGTTTTAAGAATTTTCGACAGATTTGGAGAACGTGCAAAAAGAGCAAAAGCAAGGTTAAAGTTCTTAGTAAAAGATTTGGGAGTTGATGCTTTTTTACAATTAGTTGCTGATGAAGTTGATGCTTTAGAAAACAAAACGTTTAAAGTTGATACAACAGCATTTGAACAACCAATCGCTTTTCAAGAAGTTGAAATTCCGTCTGTAAAAATTGAAGATGAAAAAGCCTTCAACAAATGGAAGGAAACAAACGTCATCAAACAAAAACAAAAAGGTTTATTCGCGATTGGTTTAAAAATTCATTTGGGAGATTTTTACACACCAAAAGCTAGATTATTAGCTAACTTGGTTAAAAAATATGCTGCAAATGAAATTCGATTAACCTTAAGACAGAATATTTTAATTCGTCATATAAGAGAGGAATTATTGCCATTTTTCTATGTGGAACTTCAAAAATTAGGTTTCGCAAATGCTGGTTATAATTCCACAGCAGATATTACTGCATGTCCAGGAACAGATACGTGTAATTTAGGAATTTCTAGTAGTACAGGAATTGCAGTTGTTTTAGAAAAAGTGTTGGAAGAAGAATATCCACAGTATGTAAATAACAAAGAAATTGCCATTAAAATTAGTGGTTGTATGAATGCTTGTGGGCAACATAATATGGCTCATATTGGTTTTCAAGGAATGTCAATTAAAGTAGGGAATTTACAAGCGCCAGCTTTACAAGTTTTAATTGGTGGTGGAATTTTAGGCGATGGAAAAGGACGTTTTTCTGATAAATTGGTGAAAATTCCAAGTAAAAGAGGTCCTGAAGCATTACGTTTTTTATTGAATGATATTCAAGAAAATCAGCAAGAAAAAGAAACTTTTTTAGAATATTATGACAGACAAGGAAAAACATATTTCTATGATTTATTAAAGGAATTGTCTGATACTTCTGATTTAAAACCAAGCGATTTCGTTGACTGGGGACATAATGAAAACTACGTAAAAGCAATTGGAGTAGGAGAATGTGCAGGAGTTGTGATCGATTTAATTGCAACCTTGTTGTTTGAAAGCGAAGAGAAAATCAGCAATGCTGAAAATGCTTTGAAAGAGAATCAATATTCAGATAGTATTTATTATGCATACACCTCTTTAGTAAATACAGCAAAGGCTTTGTTGATTGCAGAAAATATAAAAACAAATACGCAAGCAGTAATTATTAGTGATTTTCAAAAACATTTTATTGAAACAAATAAAATTGAATTGAATGGTTCTTTTGAAGATTTGGTTTATCAAATTAAAAAAGAAGCACCAACAAAAGCATTTGCAGAAAGTTATTTAAACGATGCAAAATCATTCTACAAAAAAGTAGATACATACAGATTAGCAGAAACTTCAGCAAAAACAATATAA